The DNA segment CTCGCCGCCGCCTCGCTTGGCACGCACCTGCCCGTACGGCACATCAAGCTCATCATGCACCGCGATCACATTCGCCACGGGGACTTTGAAGAACTGGGCCAGCGCGACCACCGGAGCGCCGAGCAGGTTCATATAGGTCAGCGGCTTCAGGACGATCACTTTCGGACCGCCGAAGCTCAGTCGCCCCTCGGCCACTTCGGTCTGCGCCCGCTTCGCCCGGCCGAACTTGCCGCCCACCCGGGACGCCAGCAGGTCCGCCACCATGAAACCGACGTTGTGCCGGTTCCCGGCGTACTCCTTGCCGGGGTTGCCCAGGCCGACAACCAGCCAGGGTGCCTCGTCGCTCAACTCGACCTCCGCTGAATACAGATCAGGGAAAGTGCCACCGGCACTTTCCCTGATCTACGGCTTACCGCTGCTGCGAAAGACTTACTCCGCGCTCTCGCCCGAGGCCTCGCCCTCGGCGGCGGCCGCGTCGTCCTCGGCCTGCGTGGTGCTCTGCGCCGCGGAGATCATCGCAAGGACGACATCGGCGTCCACCGCGAGCTCGACGCCGTTCGGCAGCTTGACGTCGCCGGCGGTCAGACGCGCGCCGGCGTCCAGGCCCTCGATCGACAGCTCGAGCTCGGACGGCAGGTGCAGCGCCTCGGCGACCACGGAGACGGTGTTCGACTCGTGGACGATCAGGGTGTTCTTGGCGGCCTCGCCGACCAGGGTGACGGGGATGTCCACCTGGATCTTCTCGCCGCGCTTCACGATGAGCAGGTCGATGTGCTCGTAGGTGTCCTTGATCGGGTCACGCTGGATCGCCTTCGGCAGCGCCAGCGTCGCGGTGCCGGCGATGTCGATCGTGAAGATCTGGTTCAGGCCACCGTGCCGGATGGCAGCGGCGAACTCGCGGGCCGGCAGCGCGATGTGCTGCGGCTTCTCGCCGTGGCCGTAGAGCACGGCCGGCACCAGACCGGCCCGGCGCGTGCGGCGGGCACCACCCTTGCCGAACTCGGTACGGGGTTCGGCGCTGATCTTTACCTCGGACACGGGGAAACTCCTGAAACTTCTCGATGCGGGCTGCGGCTAAGTCTGCGGCTGCGGTATCCGGCAGTGGTGCTGCGGTGGTGGCCGCCGACGGCGCTGGGACCGTCGCCGGCGCTGCCGGGCGAAGGGCGCGCTGGGCACAGGCCCGGAGCACCGCGTCGATGACGGCACCTCGAGTGGACTGCGAACCTCAGCAGACCACGAGGCACCCTCGCCGTGGCAACCGCACTAGCTTACCTGCCACGATCGTGCACCGGTCAGCGGGTCGGCCGCACGTGGCGGTGTCTGCGGAAAATCGTCCCGGTGCGCCGCAACTTGCGTCACACGAGAAAACGCCCGTCACCGACGGGCGTTTCCCAAACCTGGAGAAACTAGCTGAGGCCACCGAACAAAGTGGTCACCGAGCCGTCGTCGAAGACCTCGCGGATGGCGCGGGCCAGCAGCGGTGCGATCGACAACACAGTGATCTTGTCGAGTCGCTTCTCCGGCGAGAGCGGCAGCGTGTTCGTCACCACGAGCTCGCTGATCCGGCTGTTCTTCAGCCGCTCGGTGGCCGGGTCGGAGAGCAGCGCGTGGGTGGAGGCCACGATCACGTCGGCGGCACCCTCCTCGAAGAGGATGTCCGCGGCCTTGGTGATCGTCCCACCGGTGTCGATCATGTCGTCGACGATCAGGCAGACCCGGCCCTCGACCTCGCCGACCACGCGGTTCGCCACCACCTGGTTCGGCTTCAGCGGGTCGCGGGTCTTGTGGATGAACGCCAGCGGGCAGCCGCCCAGCCGGTCCGTCCAGCGCTCGGCGACCCGCACCCGGCCGGAGTCCGGCGCGACGACGGTCATCGGGCGGCCGGCGAACTTGCGCTGCACGTAGTCGGCCAGGATGTCCATCGCGAACAGGTGGTCCACCGGGCCGTCGAAGAAGCCCTGGATCTGCGCGGTGTGCAGGTCGACGGTGAGGATCCGGTTCGCGCCGGCCGTCTTCAGCAGGTCGGCGACCAGCCGCGCGGAGATCGGCTCACGGCCGCGGTGCTTCTTGTCCTGCCGCGAGTACGGGTAGAACGGCAGGACCACGGTGATCCGCTTCGCCGATCCGCGCTTCAGAGCGTCGATCATGATCAGCGTCTCCATGACCCACCGGTTCACCCCTTCGGTGACCGACTGCACCACGAAGGCATCCGACCCGCGGACCGAATCCTTGAACCGGACGAAGATCTCACCGTTGGCGAACTCGTACGAATCAGACGGCGTCGGCGCGACGCCGAGCACCTGTCCGATCTCCTCCGCCAGTTCCGGGAATCCCCGGCCCGAGAAGAGCATCAAACTCTTACGGTTCTCCGCGACGATGCTGCCCATCGACTCGCTGCTCCCGTTGATTAGGGGGTGGGTTCGCAGTGAAGTATCCCTTGCGAGAACGTAACCGCCACGTTTCGAGGCCGTCGCGTGGGATGCCTCACCCCCGCTGGATCAGTCCTGGTCAGAGGTGATATTCGAAGCCTCGGCGGCGGCCTTCGCGGACACCGTTCCGGCACGGCGGCGCTCGGTCCAGCCTTCCACGTTCCGCTGCGGCGCGCGGGTCACCCCGAGGTTACCGGCCGGCACGTCTTTCGCGACGGCACTGCCGGCCGCCACGTACGCCCCCGGGCCGATCTCGACCGGCGCGATGAGGACCGTGTCCGAGCCGACGAAAGCGGCCTCACCGACGGTCGTCCGGCTCTTCCGCACCCCGTCGTAGTTCGCGAAGATCGTGCCGGCGCCGATGTTCGCGCTCGCGCCGATCGAGGCGTCGCCGACGTACGACAGGTGCGGCACCTTCGCACCCTCGCCCAGCTCGGCGTTCTTGGTCTCGACGAACCCGCCGACCTTCGACTTGCGCGCCAGCTTCGTGCCGGGACGCAGGTAGGAGTAGGGCCCGACGGTCGCGGACGGCCCGATCTCAGCGCCCACCGCATGCGTACGCAGAACCGTCGCGCCCTCGGCGACCACCGTGTCGATCAGCGTGGTGTCCGGGCCGACGACCGCGCCGGTCGCCACCGTGCTGACACCGGAGATCTGCGAGTTCTGGTCGACCACGGCGTCCGGCTCGAGCGTCGCGGTCACGTCGATCCAGGTGGTCGCCGGGTCCAGCAGCAGCACACCGGACCGCATCCACGCCTGGTTGACCCGGTCCCGCATGAGCACCCGCAGCTGGGCCAGCTCGGCCCGGTCGTTGCAGCCGAGCGTCTCGTACGCGAACTCGGCCACCTCGATCGCCACCGGGTGCCCCTGCGAGGCCAGGATCCCGAAGACGTCGGTCAGGTACTCCTCGCCCTGCGCGTTGTCGGTGGACAGCTTGCCCAGCGCCTCCCGCAGCAGCGCCGCGTCGAACGCGTAGATCCCGGAGTTGATCTCCTTGATCGCCCGCTGCTCCGGCGTCGCGTCCTTGTTCTCGACGATCCGCTCCAGGTTGCCGTCCGCGCCCCGCACGATCCGGCCCAGCCCGCCCGGCTCGGCCACCTCGGCGCTGAGCACGGTCGCCGCAGCGCCGGCCCGCTCGTGGGTGGCGAGCAGCGCCTCGACCGTCTCCGCGCGCAGCAGCGGCACATCACCACTGAGCACCACGACGGTGCCGGTCAGCTCGGGCGCCGCGTCGAGCGCGATCCGCACGGCGTGCCCGGTGCCGTTCTGCTCGGCCTGCAGCACCGGCGTGGCGGCCGGCGCGGCCTCGGCGAGGAAGGCGCCCACCTGATCGGCCTTGTGCCCGACGACCACGAGGGTGCGATCGGTCCGGATGGCCGACGCCACGGCCAGCACATGCCCGAGCAGGGTCCGCCCGAGCAGAGGCTGCAGAACCTTGGGCGTCGCGGACTTCATCCGCTTCCCCTCGCCGGCGGCAAGGACGACAACGGTACGGCTGGGGGCCTGGCTCACGCGGCAACTCCATCGTTCGCAGTGGCTTGACTGTGGGAGCCCGCTCAGGGCTCAACCATGGAGAATCTGCTCGGCCGCCAGGACTCGAACCCGGAAAGCTTGGACCAAAACCAAGAGTGTTGCCAATTACACCACGGCCGAAAGGTGCTGGAGACAGACTAGCCTCCCACCTCTTGCTCCGCGAAAGCGGACGAAGCCTCGTGGACGACCACGCGCATCATGCCGTTCCTGACGGGCCCGCCGGAAGCGCTTTGACAAGATGGCCGAGTGAAAGATCAGACAGACGGCGGCAACCGCGCCCCACGCGTACGCATGCCCGCGGCCCAGCGACGGGAACAGCTGATCACCATAGGCCGCCAGCTCTTCGCGGAGCGGGGATACGACGGCACGAGTGTCGAGGAGGTGGCTGCCCGCGCCAAGGTGTCGAAGCCGGTCGTCTACGAGCACTTCGGCGGCAAGGAAGGCCTGTACGCCGTGGTCGTCGACCGCGAGGTGCGGACGCTGCTCGACCGGATCGCGGCAGCGCTGACCGCCGGGCACCCCCGGGAGCTGCTGGAACAGGCGGCGCTGGCGCTGCTCGACTACATCGAGGACGAGCCGCACGGTTTCCGGGTGCTGGTTCGCGAGTCACCGGTGCTGTCCGCGGCCGGCAACTTCTCCAGCGTCATGAACGACATCGCGCACCAGGTGGAGCACATCCTCGGCGCCGAGTTCAAAAGCCGGGGCATCGACCCGAAGTTCGCCGAGCTCTACTCACAGGCGCTGGTCGGGATGGTGGCGCTGGTCGGCCAGTGGTGGCGGGAGGCGCAGCGCCCGAAGAAGGAGATGGTCGCCGCCCACCTGGTCAATCTGGCCTGGAACGGCCTGTCCCACCTGGAGACGAAGCCGGGCCTGCTGACCCGCAAGGTGCGCTGAACCGCACCCTGCGGGGACAACGGGAGATCAGGCGGTGCGTCCCTCACGGACCTGGCGCGGGGCGCCGGCCTGCGACTCCGGGACGACCTTGCTGTACAGGCTGACCGTGATCAGCAGCAGGCCGGCCAGGTAGGTCACGATCACCGTCGAGATGCTGTAGCCGAGGAAGTTCGCGTCGGTGCGGATGGTCGCGAGCGAGTACGTGCCGAGCACCAGCAGCGCCCAGCCGAGGTACTTGTCGACCGCCACGTCGAGGTTCTTGCCGATCGCGGTACCGAGGATCACCAGGCCGCCGACCACGATGTGGATCAGCGAGCTGAGCATGTTGGTCTCCTGGCCGAGGACCCGGATGCCCGTCTCGTTCGCGAACGGCTCACCGGCGGTCTGGATCGCGCCGAGCACGCCGAAGACCACGAGGTAGGCGCCGACGACGAAGCCAACGATCCGGTAGATCGGCCGCAGGGGATGGTTGACCGGAATGTGCGAGGCCATACTGTCCGTCCGTCTCCAAGGTCAGGTGTAGTCGTACCGATTCTCGCGTATCGGAAACAAGGGCGCAGGCACACCCCCCGGATCAGTTACTACCCACCTGCTCCGCGAGCTCCAGCCACTCCATCTCGGCCTCCTCCTTCTCCTCGCGCACCGCCTTCAGCTGCGCCTCGAATTCCACGATCTTCTCGTAGTCGCTGCCGTGCTCGGCCAGCTTCTCGTTGATCTTCGCTTCCTTCTCGGCGAGCTTGTCCATCTGCCGCTCCAGCCGAGCGAGATCCTTGCGAGCCTGGCGCAACTCACCCGCGGAGAGGCCCGGCGCGCTCGGCGTCGCTTGCGCTTCCTTCTGCGCCTGTACGCCCGGAGCACCGTGTCCGGACACTCTCTCCAGGTATTCGTCGATCCCGCCCGGGAGATGGACGAGCCGGCCGTCCCCGAACATGCCGTAGGCCGTGTCGGTGACCCGCTCCACGAGGTAGCGGTCGTGGCTGGCCACCACCATGGTGCCGGGCCACGAGTCGAGCAGGTCCTCCAGCGCGGCCAGGGTGTCGGTGTCCAGGTCGTTCGTCGGCTCGTCGAGGAGCAGCACGTTCGGCTCGGTCGCGAGCAGGCGCAGCAGCTGCAGCCGTCGGCGCTCACCACCGGACAGGTCGCTCACCGGCGTCCAGATCCGCTTGTCGGTGAAGCCGAAGACCTCGGCGAGCTGACCGGCCGACAGTTCCCGGTCACCGAGCTTGACCCGCTTGGCGACCTCTTCCACCGCCTCCAGCAGGCGCAGGTGGCCGGGCAGCTCCTTGAGCTCCTGGGAGAGGAACGCGGGACGGACCGTCGACCCGGTGACCAGGCGGCCGCCGTCCGGCTTGGTGATGCCCGCGAGCAGCCGCAGCAGGGTCGTCTTGCCGGCGCCGTTAGCCCCCAGGATGGCGAGCCGGTCACCCGGGCCGACCTGGAACGTCAGGTTCTTGAAGATCGGCTTGGGCCCGGCGTTGAGCTCGACGTTCTCCAGGTCGTAGACCTGCTTGCCGAGCCGGGTGGTGGCGAGCCGCTGCAGGCTGACCGTGTCGCGGACCGGCGGGACGTCGGCGATCAGCTCGTTCGCCGCGTCGATCCGGAACTTCGGCTTGGACGTCCGGGCCGGCGGGCCGCGGCGCAGCCAGGCGATCTCCTTGCGGAGCAGGTTCTGCCGGCGGGCCTCGACCGCCGCCGCCACGCGCAGGCGCTCGGCTCGCGCGAGGGTCCAGGCCGCGTAGCCGCCCTCGTAGACGTGCACCTCTTCGTCCACGACCTCCCAGGTCGCGGTGCAGACCGCGTCCAGGAACCAGCGGTCGTGGGTGACCACGACGAGAGCGCCCTTGCGGGTCAGCAGGTGCTTGGCGAGCCAGTCGACACCCGCCACGTCGAGGTGGTTGGTGGGCTCGTCGAGGATCAGCAGATCGCTCTCCCGGACGAGCAGCGCGGCGAGCGCGACCCGGCGGCGCTCGCCACCGGACATCGGCCCGACCGGGGTGTCCAGTCCGAGGTATCCCATGCCGAGGCCGTCGAGGATGATCCGGACCCCGGCGTCGCCCGCCCACTCGTGCTCGGCGCCCATGCCCTCGGCGAGCCAGGCGGTGCCCAGCACGACGTCGCGCACTGTCGCCTCGGGGGCGAGGGCGAGGTTCTGCGGCAGGTTGGCGACCCGCAGGTCACGACGATGGGTGACCCGGCCGGAGTCCGGCTCCTCGATCTTGGCGAGAAGCCTGAGAAGGGTGGATTTGCCGGCCCCGTTGAGACCGACGATGCCGAGGCGGGCGTCGTCGTCCAGGCCGATCGAGACGTCGGTGAGCAGCTGACCGGCGGCGCCGTAACCCTTGTTGACCCGGTCCAGGTTGATGATGTTGGCCACGATGCGTCTAGATTACCCGCGCGCCCGGCTGCGGCCCCCGCGCGGTGACCGCCTCCAGGCAGACGCCCGCCGCGTTCAGCCCGGCCGCCACCCGCTGGGCGTGCCCGGCGTCGGCGGCGAGGAAGACACAGGTCGGGCCGGAACCGGAGACGATCCCGGCGATCGCGCCCGCCTCGTGCCCGGCTTTCAGCACGTCGGCGAGCTGCGGCCGGAGCGACAGAGCGGCTGCCTGCAAGTCGTTGCCGAGCGCCGCGCCGAGCACCTCCGGATCGCGCTGGCGCAGCGC comes from the Actinoplanes sp. OR16 genome and includes:
- a CDS encoding TetR/AcrR family transcriptional regulator, coding for MPAAQRREQLITIGRQLFAERGYDGTSVEEVAARAKVSKPVVYEHFGGKEGLYAVVVDREVRTLLDRIAAALTAGHPRELLEQAALALLDYIEDEPHGFRVLVRESPVLSAAGNFSSVMNDIAHQVEHILGAEFKSRGIDPKFAELYSQALVGMVALVGQWWREAQRPKKEMVAAHLVNLAWNGLSHLETKPGLLTRKVR
- a CDS encoding 50S ribosomal protein L25/general stress protein Ctc; the protein is MSEVKISAEPRTEFGKGGARRTRRAGLVPAVLYGHGEKPQHIALPAREFAAAIRHGGLNQIFTIDIAGTATLALPKAIQRDPIKDTYEHIDLLIVKRGEKIQVDIPVTLVGEAAKNTLIVHESNTVSVVAEALHLPSELELSIEGLDAGARLTAGDVKLPNGVELAVDADVVLAMISAAQSTTQAEDDAAAAEGEASGESAE
- a CDS encoding DUF4383 domain-containing protein, which translates into the protein MASHIPVNHPLRPIYRIVGFVVGAYLVVFGVLGAIQTAGEPFANETGIRVLGQETNMLSSLIHIVVGGLVILGTAIGKNLDVAVDKYLGWALLVLGTYSLATIRTDANFLGYSISTVIVTYLAGLLLITVSLYSKVVPESQAGAPRQVREGRTA
- the pth gene encoding aminoacyl-tRNA hydrolase; the protein is MSDEAPWLVVGLGNPGKEYAGNRHNVGFMVADLLASRVGGKFGRAKRAQTEVAEGRLSFGGPKVIVLKPLTYMNLLGAPVVALAQFFKVPVANVIAVHDELDVPYGQVRAKRGGGEGGHNGLRSMSKSLASKEYARVRFGIGRPPGRQDPADYVLSDFSAAERKELDFLVDRAADVTEAIILEGVEWAQNKYHGV
- the glmU gene encoding bifunctional UDP-N-acetylglucosamine diphosphorylase/glucosamine-1-phosphate N-acetyltransferase GlmU; amino-acid sequence: MSQAPSRTVVVLAAGEGKRMKSATPKVLQPLLGRTLLGHVLAVASAIRTDRTLVVVGHKADQVGAFLAEAAPAATPVLQAEQNGTGHAVRIALDAAPELTGTVVVLSGDVPLLRAETVEALLATHERAGAAATVLSAEVAEPGGLGRIVRGADGNLERIVENKDATPEQRAIKEINSGIYAFDAALLREALGKLSTDNAQGEEYLTDVFGILASQGHPVAIEVAEFAYETLGCNDRAELAQLRVLMRDRVNQAWMRSGVLLLDPATTWIDVTATLEPDAVVDQNSQISGVSTVATGAVVGPDTTLIDTVVAEGATVLRTHAVGAEIGPSATVGPYSYLRPGTKLARKSKVGGFVETKNAELGEGAKVPHLSYVGDASIGASANIGAGTIFANYDGVRKSRTTVGEAAFVGSDTVLIAPVEIGPGAYVAAGSAVAKDVPAGNLGVTRAPQRNVEGWTERRRAGTVSAKAAAEASNITSDQD
- a CDS encoding ribose-phosphate diphosphokinase, coding for MGSIVAENRKSLMLFSGRGFPELAEEIGQVLGVAPTPSDSYEFANGEIFVRFKDSVRGSDAFVVQSVTEGVNRWVMETLIMIDALKRGSAKRITVVLPFYPYSRQDKKHRGREPISARLVADLLKTAGANRILTVDLHTAQIQGFFDGPVDHLFAMDILADYVQRKFAGRPMTVVAPDSGRVRVAERWTDRLGGCPLAFIHKTRDPLKPNQVVANRVVGEVEGRVCLIVDDMIDTGGTITKAADILFEEGAADVIVASTHALLSDPATERLKNSRISELVVTNTLPLSPEKRLDKITVLSIAPLLARAIREVFDDGSVTTLFGGLS
- a CDS encoding ABC-F family ATP-binding cassette domain-containing protein, whose product is MANIINLDRVNKGYGAAGQLLTDVSIGLDDDARLGIVGLNGAGKSTLLRLLAKIEEPDSGRVTHRRDLRVANLPQNLALAPEATVRDVVLGTAWLAEGMGAEHEWAGDAGVRIILDGLGMGYLGLDTPVGPMSGGERRRVALAALLVRESDLLILDEPTNHLDVAGVDWLAKHLLTRKGALVVVTHDRWFLDAVCTATWEVVDEEVHVYEGGYAAWTLARAERLRVAAAVEARRQNLLRKEIAWLRRGPPARTSKPKFRIDAANELIADVPPVRDTVSLQRLATTRLGKQVYDLENVELNAGPKPIFKNLTFQVGPGDRLAILGANGAGKTTLLRLLAGITKPDGGRLVTGSTVRPAFLSQELKELPGHLRLLEAVEEVAKRVKLGDRELSAGQLAEVFGFTDKRIWTPVSDLSGGERRRLQLLRLLATEPNVLLLDEPTNDLDTDTLAALEDLLDSWPGTMVVASHDRYLVERVTDTAYGMFGDGRLVHLPGGIDEYLERVSGHGAPGVQAQKEAQATPSAPGLSAGELRQARKDLARLERQMDKLAEKEAKINEKLAEHGSDYEKIVEFEAQLKAVREEKEEAEMEWLELAEQVGSN